Proteins encoded by one window of uncultured Bacteroides sp.:
- a CDS encoding CusA/CzcA family heavy metal efflux RND transporter gives MHKFIDRIIAFSLKNKFFIFFCTTIAVIAGIVSFKNTPIDAFPDVSNTKVTIITQWPGRSAEEVEKFITIPIEISMNSVQKKTDIRSTTLFGLSVINVMFDDHVDDSFARQQVYNLLGDADLPDGVKPNVQPISGPTGEIFRYTLRSKNRSARELKTIQDWTIERNLRSVPGVADIVSFGGEVKTFEVSVNPNQLRNYGISSLELYNAIAKSNINVGGDVITKSSQAYVVRGIGLINDLDEIRNIVVKNIKGTPVLVRHLANVHESALPRLGQVGRMADNDVVEGIVLMRKGENPGAVIADLKAKITDINKNVLPKDVEIVPFYDRENLVNLAVDTVTHNLIEGILLVTFIVLIFMADWRTTVIVSIVIPLALLFAFICLNIMGMSANLLSMGAIDFGIITDGAVVMVEGLFVALDARAREVGMPTFNRMSKMGLIRNTAKEKGKAVFFSKLIIITALLPIFSFQKVEGKMFSPLAFTLGFALLGALIFTLTLVPVLSSMLLKKNVREKDNHFVKYINDKFAAFFERCYSHKKITILVATAIAVAGLASFSLLGSEFLPQLNEGSIYVRATLPQSISLNESVALANKMRKELTSFPEVKQVLSQTGRPNDGTDATGFYNIEFFVDIYAEKDWKSGLTKAQLIEKMQNRLSVYPGIDFNFSQPITDNVEEAASGVKGSIAVKVFGKDLYKSEKKAVEINKILSKVKGIEDLGIIRNIGQPELRIELNEKMLARYGVAKEDVQSIIEMAIGGKSASLLYEDERKFNIVVRYSPEFRKTEDEIGKILVPAMDGSMIPIKELAEIKTITGPLIIFRDDHSRFCAVKFSVRGRDMGTAVAEAQKKVNASVHLPEGYSLKWTGDFENQQRASNRLGQVVPISIAIIFIILFVLFSNARDAGLVLLNVPFAAVGGIVALIITHFNFSISAGIGFIALFGICIQNGVIMISDIKENLKKKLSLEDSIKRSMHSRVRPVVMTAAMAAIGLMPAAMSHGIGSESQRPLAIVIIGGLVGATFFTLFVFPLIVEIIYRKMLYDKHGNLHQKKL, from the coding sequence ATGCATAAATTTATAGATAGAATAATAGCTTTCTCGCTCAAAAATAAATTCTTTATTTTTTTCTGTACAACAATTGCAGTAATAGCGGGAATAGTGTCATTTAAGAATACGCCTATTGATGCTTTTCCCGATGTGTCAAATACCAAAGTGACGATCATTACTCAGTGGCCGGGAAGAAGCGCAGAGGAAGTTGAGAAGTTTATTACGATTCCTATTGAAATTTCAATGAACTCGGTTCAAAAGAAAACGGATATTCGTAGTACAACGTTGTTTGGACTTTCGGTAATTAATGTCATGTTTGATGATCATGTTGACGACTCTTTTGCACGTCAGCAGGTCTATAATTTATTAGGTGATGCCGATCTTCCGGATGGTGTTAAACCGAATGTGCAGCCAATTTCAGGTCCTACAGGAGAGATTTTCCGTTATACACTTCGGAGTAAAAATAGAAGCGCCCGGGAACTCAAAACTATTCAGGACTGGACTATTGAACGTAATTTGCGCTCTGTGCCCGGCGTGGCAGATATTGTTAGCTTTGGTGGTGAGGTGAAAACTTTTGAAGTAAGCGTAAACCCCAATCAGCTCAGAAATTACGGAATCAGCTCACTGGAATTGTATAATGCCATTGCCAAAAGTAATATAAACGTAGGAGGAGATGTTATAACCAAGAGTTCGCAGGCCTATGTGGTAAGGGGAATTGGTCTTATCAATGATCTGGATGAAATCAGAAATATTGTTGTAAAGAACATCAAAGGCACACCTGTTTTAGTAAGACATCTGGCCAACGTTCACGAATCTGCATTGCCCAGATTAGGACAAGTTGGGCGTATGGCAGATAATGATGTGGTAGAGGGTATAGTACTTATGCGTAAGGGAGAAAATCCTGGTGCTGTGATAGCCGATTTGAAAGCAAAAATAACCGATATTAATAAAAATGTATTGCCTAAAGATGTAGAGATTGTACCTTTCTATGACAGGGAGAATTTAGTGAATCTGGCGGTTGATACGGTAACACATAATCTGATTGAAGGAATATTACTCGTAACCTTTATAGTACTTATTTTTATGGCAGATTGGCGGACAACGGTAATAGTTTCCATAGTAATTCCATTAGCACTGTTGTTCGCCTTTATCTGCTTAAATATAATGGGTATGTCTGCTAATCTGCTTTCTATGGGAGCCATTGACTTTGGTATAATAACCGATGGAGCAGTGGTAATGGTAGAAGGATTATTTGTAGCATTAGATGCACGAGCCCGGGAAGTGGGAATGCCTACCTTTAATCGCATGTCAAAAATGGGATTAATCAGAAATACGGCAAAAGAAAAAGGAAAAGCGGTATTTTTCTCTAAATTGATTATTATCACAGCACTTCTTCCTATTTTTTCTTTTCAAAAGGTTGAAGGTAAGATGTTCTCACCATTGGCATTTACACTTGGATTTGCCTTGCTTGGTGCACTGATTTTTACTTTGACTTTAGTTCCTGTTTTATCTTCCATGTTGCTGAAAAAGAATGTGCGTGAGAAGGATAATCATTTCGTGAAGTATATCAATGATAAATTCGCAGCTTTCTTTGAACGATGTTATTCGCATAAGAAAATAACAATCTTAGTGGCAACAGCTATTGCTGTAGCAGGGTTAGCTTCATTTTCTTTGCTGGGTTCGGAATTCTTGCCTCAGCTCAACGAAGGATCTATTTATGTCCGGGCAACTCTTCCTCAAAGTATTTCGTTGAATGAGTCTGTTGCTCTGGCCAATAAAATGCGGAAAGAACTGACTTCTTTTCCGGAAGTAAAACAAGTTCTTTCACAAACAGGCCGTCCTAATGATGGAACAGATGCTACAGGATTTTATAATATAGAATTCTTTGTAGACATTTATGCGGAAAAGGATTGGAAGAGTGGTCTAACCAAAGCGCAGCTTATTGAAAAAATGCAGAATCGGCTTTCCGTCTATCCAGGCATTGATTTTAATTTCTCGCAACCTATCACGGACAATGTGGAGGAAGCTGCCAGTGGTGTTAAAGGTTCCATTGCCGTGAAGGTTTTTGGAAAGGATTTATATAAATCGGAAAAGAAAGCTGTTGAAATCAACAAGATTCTATCGAAAGTGAAAGGTATTGAAGATTTGGGTATTATTCGTAATATCGGTCAGCCGGAACTCCGTATAGAATTAAATGAGAAGATGCTTGCCCGCTATGGTGTTGCTAAAGAAGATGTGCAATCTATCATTGAAATGGCAATTGGTGGTAAATCGGCTTCATTGCTTTATGAGGATGAACGAAAGTTTAATATTGTTGTTCGATACAGCCCTGAATTTAGGAAAACAGAAGATGAAATAGGTAAGATTCTGGTTCCGGCAATGGATGGATCAATGATTCCTATTAAAGAGTTGGCAGAGATTAAAACAATAACCGGACCTTTAATTATTTTCCGTGATGATCATTCCCGTTTTTGTGCTGTGAAGTTCTCGGTACGTGGAAGAGATATGGGAACAGCTGTAGCCGAGGCACAGAAAAAAGTAAATGCTTCAGTCCATCTTCCGGAGGGGTATTCACTTAAGTGGACCGGCGATTTTGAAAATCAGCAACGAGCATCCAACAGGCTTGGGCAGGTTGTACCTATTAGTATTGCGATAATCTTTATCATTCTTTTTGTATTGTTCTCTAATGCCCGTGACGCCGGACTGGTGCTGCTCAATGTTCCTTTTGCTGCTGTGGGTGGTATAGTGGCCCTGATCATAACGCATTTCAATTTTTCAATTTCAGCGGGCATTGGTTTTATTGCGCTGTTTGGTATCTGTATTCAGAATGGAGTAATTATGATTTCAGATATTAAGGAGAATTTAAAGAAGAAACTCTCTTTAGAAGATTCAATAAAGAGGAGTATGCATTCCCGGGTACGACCTGTGGTAATGACTGCTGCTATGGCTGCTATCGGATTAATGCCGGCAGCAATGAGCCATGGAATTGGATCGGAATCGCAGCGCCCACTTGCTATTGTAATTATTGGCGGACTTGTAGGAGCTACTTTCTTTACTCTATTCGTCTTTCCACTTATTGTAGAAATTATATATAGAAAGATGTTATATGATAAACATGGCAATTTGCATCAAAAGAAATTATAA
- a CDS encoding efflux RND transporter periplasmic adaptor subunit yields MNRNLFLLPAVMICLGACSRSAKQQDDKIKPLSMTDSLKKVVTLDTVNMRTAANEMMLNGRVTFNQEKVAKVYSIFGGNVTDVYAEIGDYVKKGQVLAVIRSGEVADYQKQLNNANQHSLVAKRNLQTAEDMSRSGMASDRELLQAKQEMANARSEQKRVKEVYNIYHISGNSGYRIKAPVSGFVVDRKVNKDMQIRSDQNEELFTISGLDNVWVMADVYESDISKVREGAPVRITTLAYPDKEFTGVIDKVYNMLDDESKTMSARVRLKNEHYLLKPGMFANVFVQCQSSGKSMLCIQTKDLIFDGGKQYVVVVQQNKELKVCEVVVDNQQGKYSYISSGIKEGDILVGQNALLVYNALNVD; encoded by the coding sequence ATGAATAGAAATCTGTTTTTGTTGCCCGCAGTAATGATCTGTCTGGGTGCCTGTTCACGTTCTGCGAAACAACAGGATGACAAAATAAAACCGTTGTCAATGACGGATAGTCTGAAGAAAGTAGTGACACTTGATACAGTGAACATGAGAACTGCTGCTAATGAAATGATGCTTAACGGACGTGTAACCTTTAATCAGGAAAAGGTAGCGAAGGTATATTCCATTTTTGGAGGAAACGTAACAGATGTTTATGCTGAGATTGGTGATTATGTAAAGAAAGGGCAAGTGCTTGCCGTTATAAGAAGTGGCGAAGTAGCCGATTATCAGAAGCAGTTAAACAATGCCAATCAGCATTCTTTGGTAGCCAAACGTAATTTGCAGACAGCAGAAGATATGTCTCGTTCGGGGATGGCTTCCGATAGAGAACTATTGCAGGCAAAACAAGAAATGGCTAATGCCAGATCAGAACAAAAGCGTGTAAAAGAGGTCTATAACATCTATCACATATCTGGTAATTCAGGATATCGTATAAAGGCTCCGGTTTCAGGATTTGTAGTTGACAGAAAAGTGAACAAGGATATGCAGATTCGTTCAGATCAGAATGAAGAACTATTTACTATCTCCGGTCTGGACAATGTGTGGGTTATGGCTGATGTATACGAAAGCGACATTAGTAAGGTGAGGGAAGGAGCTCCTGTGCGAATCACTACTCTGGCTTATCCCGATAAAGAATTTACAGGAGTGATAGACAAGGTTTATAATATGCTTGATGATGAAAGCAAAACAATGAGTGCCCGTGTAAGGCTTAAGAATGAGCACTATTTATTGAAACCAGGAATGTTTGCAAATGTTTTCGTTCAATGTCAGTCATCTGGAAAATCAATGCTTTGCATTCAGACTAAAGATCTTATTTTCGATGGCGGAAAGCAATATGTAGTGGTGGTACAACAGAATAAAGAATTGAAGGTTTGCGAAGTGGTGGTTGATAATCAGCAGGGTAAATACTCCTATATAAGTTCTGGAATTAAAGAAGGAGATATTCTCGTTGGGCAGAATGCGCTATTGGTTTATAACGCTTTGAATGTTGATTAA
- a CDS encoding TolC family protein, whose amino-acid sequence MNRRIFIFFFLLLSFRLAAQQESMSLNLKDAEKRFQEHNLSLIAEHYNIDMARAQVMQAKLFENPVISFEQNVYNGLNGRYFDFGKQGDWNASIEQVISIAGQRNQRIRLEKANQKTSEYQFEEVLRTLHSELNSTFAQVYFSSKSLDIYDKEISSLEQLLRVMKEQQSKGNVSMLESARIEALLFSLRKEKTEAEDALHSLRGELNILLSLPPQQEVKLLFDEGIFKQIDISSLSLSALESHLLERPDIKLANAQMEASQVNLKLQKALAYPSVSLKGAYDKSGSFMNNYFGLGFSVSVPVFNRNQGNIKSARLETEQNNAEKSMTQEKAKAELYMAYTRLQKSLELYKQSNEALEHDFEHLITGVNDNFRKRNISMPEFIDYYESYKNVCLQLNETRKNVLLAMENLNTVTGRTLFSY is encoded by the coding sequence ATGAACAGGCGAATCTTTATTTTCTTTTTTCTACTACTTTCTTTCCGGCTAGCTGCTCAACAGGAATCAATGTCACTTAATTTAAAGGATGCCGAGAAGCGCTTTCAGGAGCATAATCTATCTTTGATTGCCGAACATTATAATATAGATATGGCCCGTGCACAGGTTATGCAGGCAAAGCTGTTTGAAAATCCTGTGATTTCTTTCGAACAGAATGTCTACAATGGTTTGAATGGTAGGTATTTTGACTTTGGAAAGCAGGGTGATTGGAATGCAAGTATAGAGCAGGTTATCAGTATTGCCGGACAGCGGAATCAGCGTATCAGACTGGAGAAAGCAAATCAAAAGACATCGGAATATCAGTTTGAAGAAGTATTGCGAACATTACACAGCGAATTGAACAGTACGTTTGCTCAGGTTTATTTTTCATCTAAGTCACTGGATATTTATGACAAGGAAATATCTTCCCTTGAACAGTTGCTTCGGGTTATGAAAGAACAGCAAAGTAAGGGTAATGTATCCATGTTGGAAAGTGCCAGAATCGAAGCTCTATTGTTTTCTTTAAGAAAAGAAAAAACTGAAGCCGAAGATGCTCTTCATTCTTTGCGGGGAGAATTGAATATATTGTTATCACTTCCTCCACAGCAGGAAGTAAAACTGTTGTTTGATGAAGGAATATTCAAACAGATAGATATTTCTTCTCTCTCTTTATCAGCCCTTGAAAGTCATTTGTTGGAACGCCCGGATATAAAACTGGCAAATGCTCAGATGGAAGCTTCGCAGGTAAATCTGAAATTGCAAAAGGCGTTGGCTTATCCTTCTGTATCTCTCAAGGGGGCGTATGATAAATCCGGTAGTTTTATGAACAATTATTTTGGTTTGGGATTCAGTGTCTCTGTTCCTGTATTTAACAGAAATCAAGGAAACATAAAGTCTGCCCGCTTAGAAACAGAGCAAAATAACGCAGAGAAAAGTATGACTCAGGAAAAAGCAAAGGCGGAACTTTACATGGCGTATACCCGCTTGCAGAAATCACTGGAGCTATATAAACAGTCAAATGAAGCATTAGAACACGACTTTGAACACCTTATTACAGGTGTAAACGATAACTTCCGGAAACGGAACATCAGCATGCCCGAATTTATTGATTATTATGAGAGTTATAAGAACGTTTGCCTGCAACTCAACGAAACCCGCAAAAATGTTCTTCTGGCTATGGAGAATCTGAACACAGTAACCGGCCGTACTCTTTTTTCCTATTAA
- a CDS encoding ABC transporter permease, with protein MNLSLFIARRIYSGKEVGKQVSKPAVRIAMFGIAIGLAVMIVSVAVVIGFKDEIKSKVIGFGSHIQVSNFDSSLSYETRPVVTNDSVVKVISSIPGIKHVQRFSTKPGMIKTDNAFQGMVLKGVGQEFDPTFFRQHLVEGEVPKFNDSSSSNEVLISKALANKLRLKLEDKIYTYFIQEEVRARRLTIKGIYQTNFSEFDNLFLLTDIHTVNRLNQWEPEQSTGMELQINNYDDLDKVAYSVYKHVDKEVDKYGGVYYVQTVKQLNPAVFAWLSLLDMNVWVILILMVGVAGFTMISGLLIIILERTNMIGILKALGAKNYSIREIFLYFSVFLIGKGMFWGNVVGLLFCFVQSKFQLFKLDPDTYYIDHVPVEFNIWLFLLINAGTFIASVLMLVGPSYLISKIHPAKSIQFE; from the coding sequence TGTCTCAGTGGCAGTGGTTATAGGTTTTAAGGATGAAATTAAAAGTAAGGTTATTGGATTTGGTTCTCATATACAAGTGAGCAACTTTGATTCTTCACTTTCTTATGAAACACGCCCGGTAGTTACGAATGATAGTGTGGTAAAAGTTATATCTTCTATTCCCGGAATAAAGCATGTGCAGCGTTTCTCTACAAAACCGGGAATGATAAAGACTGACAATGCATTTCAGGGAATGGTCTTAAAAGGAGTAGGGCAGGAGTTTGATCCTACCTTCTTTCGCCAGCATTTAGTTGAAGGGGAAGTGCCAAAATTTAACGACTCATCTTCTTCAAACGAAGTACTTATTTCCAAGGCTTTGGCAAATAAACTGCGTTTAAAGTTGGAAGATAAGATTTATACCTATTTTATTCAGGAAGAGGTCCGGGCCCGCCGACTTACTATTAAGGGAATATATCAGACTAACTTCTCTGAGTTTGATAATCTGTTTCTGCTGACTGATATTCATACTGTGAATCGTTTGAATCAGTGGGAGCCGGAGCAGTCAACCGGAATGGAACTTCAGATTAATAATTATGATGATTTGGATAAAGTAGCTTATAGTGTATATAAACATGTAGATAAGGAAGTAGATAAATACGGAGGAGTTTATTATGTACAGACAGTGAAGCAACTAAATCCGGCAGTCTTTGCATGGCTTAGTCTGCTCGATATGAATGTCTGGGTTATCCTTATTCTGATGGTTGGTGTAGCCGGATTTACTATGATATCAGGGCTATTAATAATCATCCTTGAAAGAACCAATATGATTGGCATTCTTAAAGCTCTAGGTGCAAAGAATTACAGTATCCGTGAAATATTCCTTTATTTCTCTGTGTTCTTAATTGGGAAAGGAATGTTCTGGGGAAATGTGGTAGGTTTGTTATTCTGTTTTGTTCAGTCAAAATTCCAGCTATTCAAGTTGGACCCTGATACATATTATATTGACCATGTGCCTGTGGAGTTCAATATATGGCTATTTCTTCTTATTAATGCGGGAACATTTATTGCTTCGGTATTGATGCTGGTAGGCCCTTCTTATCTGATTTCCAAGATTCACCCAGCCAAATCAATACAGTTTGAATAG